The DNA segment AGTACTGCCTAGAAAACTTCccctaaaaagaaaatgtagcaCCCCCAGGGAGCTCAGAGCAAACAATGCTcagcttttggcttttttcgGTCTTGCTCGCTGCCGTAGTACAGCATGGCTGGTTGATGTAAGAGCTTGGGAATtgccgggcgggcggggagccCCGGGTCCCAGTGCAATATCACCAGCGCCATGATGATGGAGAGGCTGCGGAGCTCATGGCAGGATCTGACCACTGGCTAGCGCTATGAGATGGAAAGGCCGAGGATCCAAAGGATGAAATTCttgaggggaaaaggaaaaggaaaaaaaccaaacggAGTTACTTCCCTGTTCAAGTTGAAATGAtgacaagagaaaaatactgacTGCTGGTTCCCGCAGCACCGTACGGTGTGCTGTCTGGAGGAGAAAATCTGATGCTTATTTGTATAATGGATTAGCTTtttattgggatttttttaatatgtatatcCATGGGATGGGGAGAACAACGGCAAGTGTATTTAAGGAGCTTAAAAACGTATTTGCATTGATATAAATGCATACGAAACTATAATGTTGAGATTTGGATTGAAGTATGTCTATTTTAGATTAAGGTGCTGTGGTCATAAGTCATTATTGCCCATTTGGGGCACTTTcaagaaacagtatttcatcttcaaaattttttattttaaaatcttttgaatAAGAGTCCTGAGAGGAAACACCATGGAAATTTGAAATTTGTCTAAAAATAGTCAGCTTTTacacaggacttttttttttttaaatatggcCTGTTCTGTGTGAAATTATATCAAATTTAGTTCTCTTTACATGGCCAGTGTGAAATTTGACCTAACAAAGTGTGTCACTTTGGGTCATTGAATTGTATTTGGCTTACCTTGCTAGGTGTAAATAACTTATTAATCTGTTTTTTGATTGTGCTAAGACtgtaaacactttttttttttgcagtgactTTCTCAAAACTGATCTGAGAAAAGCCCAGCATAATGCTTTCAAGCTAATTTTTAACATATTGTGACTGGAACAAGTGCAGCGGCAAGTTCTGTGGCATGGTGGGTTTGGGTACCGAGCGTCCCTCCTGCTCcggggggtgggcaggaggagggtgcTGCGAGCTTCTCCCATCGCCCCGGCATCAAAGCATGGGAATGCTGGTCAGACGCTGGTGCCGGGGGTTAGCTTCCCCCTGGGAAAACACTCGGACCGTGTTAAAGCAGCCGCTGAGTCTCCTTGGGCTTTCGCTGAGCCGTCCCATGTCGGCCAGGCATGGAGTGAGCCAGGCGGCTTCTCCATTGTTAGGTTTGGGGGCAGGGAAGCTCCTTGGTGGGACTTACTGGTGAGAGATGGCAGCTCTTCCCACTGCTCTGCCAGTTGGAGCTGTGTCCAGGGCAGGATGGGTATGGTCTGGCTTaaccctctcctcctcctgccgtCACAGGCTCCGTTCCTCCGCTGCTCCCCGTACCCAGCGCTGCAGCCATGGCGTGgtggcaccagccccagcatcGCTCAAAGAGCCCGAGTGTTGTTTTAAGCCAAAAGCTGCCGGCTGGATGCATGTCTTCGCAGTGTCCAAGAAGCTCAGGTGCTAAACCTGTTGAAATACTTGTCCCTTGATTCATAACAGCTTTTCCATCTGAATCCCCAGGTGGCCCAGGCTCCGAGTGTTTCCAGAGCAACGTTTGGTAGCTCAAGGCCCTGGTTTGTCTTCCTGAGGTCTGGAAACCTCAGCCTGGGCCCTGGCTGGGCCTGGCGCCTGTTGTGCTGAGGAACTGAGCGAAGGCAGGATCGGCAGCAGGCTGCGCGTCTCCCAGCATCTTCCTGCTTGGAAACGTTTTCTAATTTGGAGTAACCTCTTTACTTTAAATGCACCTTGCGTAATTATGAAACAGTTTATGATTCTCAAAACATGTACTTCATTTCTCAGATATCGTGAAACTCCCTTGAACCTGTCCTGCCTGGGCTTGTAGCACACCTCAACATGGTGCGTGCTTAAATATCtcctagaaaaaacaaattccagCTGAGGAAAAATGTTCAGTGGTGTGTTGCAGTGCCTTCGTTTTACTTTGTGTCTTTATATagacaacatttaaaaaaaccaaccaataTGCTACAAGCAAGTGCCAGATTTAGCAAACTCTCTTTATTTACATACAAATACATGTACACATATATTctgtatatgtacacatatttaagtgtatatacatacatgatTTCCACATACTCTACAATAAATAGCATGtagggttttcttttaattgcctACAGTGCTGAGTAAAAATACATGGCAATAAAATCATGGCTTACAGCTAAGTTACAAAAGCACCAACCACTGAACTCATAGCAATAAATCCAAGCTTATATACAGCCAGAACGAGGACACGCTATACAGAATACAAAGTAGACCATCTTGTAGGAATCAACAGTAATAGACAAACTAAAAAACATCATTTAGACCAGGAGAGACTCTGTGTAAAATAAGATGAGGGAAAATATTTAGATTATTGATCAAACTAAACCACACATTAGAATTTGTcacctaaaaagaaaaacaaattagcCAGTTACttgtatatttttaacaagagtaatttttttgtatgaCTCTTCACCAAGGAAATCAGAATTAATCTCATGAGTGAGTCCTTCTGAGCAATCATGGTCATTTGTCTGGGTGCACACCCCTGGAACAGAGTATTTTAATAGTACTTTGCTTAAGCTGTAACTTCCTGGACCCTGCACGTAAGTTTGATTGGAGGCAATATAAAGCACTTCCTCAGCCAGCTTCTCCCATGGGACCTGCGACATCAAACTGTCACAAAGGACTGTGACAGCAAAtgggcggcagcagcagcagaatcaATACCCAACGAAAGCGTGGGGCGTTGATGCTTGAAGCGGCGGTGCTGGAGCTAACCACCatgggctgcggtgggagcGGCATCTGTCCTCTCGAAGCCAAACCCCAGCTGGACCCTCTGTTGTTACAAGTAAGGGTGGTGGAGGGTTCCTATTCTGTGCCTAGGGGAGAGGCTGgctgaatattttaatattgatAGTAGTTGTTGAAATCTGCTTTATGAGGCGAAGCTGCACAGATTTGTagatttttgttctctttatcattgcttctgttttgaCTTAAGGTGTGCAATGCAGTACTGAGGAGGACAACCGGGTGCCGTTAAGCAGAAAGCCTGTTGTTCAGGTAGCATCCTTATGCTGGCACgtgtttttcttgctgcaatACAGTGCTAAGAGGGCTAGATAGCAAAATAATTACTTGCTTTTGCTGAAGCTAGACCGTGCTAAAATTCTCAGACTTAAACAGAGATTATCTTTTTTCCAAGGTATATATATTCTCTATCACTGTAAAACTAGTACCAGTGTATACGTAAACAtttgagaaaaatcaaaaccagtgGTGACCACAGAAGGAAGAAACGTACACCAAACCTGCTCACCTGGTGGGGCTAATGAACTAAAGCTCATCAATGTCTAATTACATCATTGCATATCCACGGGTAAGAAGTCTGAAGGAAGAACTACTCACTCCTCACTTCAATGAATACGTACAACTACTACAAGTCAAAAATGcagattcctttttttatttctgtcctaGATATAGCACTTTCTCTTCGTGTTTGGACTTGATTCCTTGAGCCCTGTGTGTCTAACATTTTTTAGGAAACTAGTGGAAGAGCTGTTTTATTTGGATTTCGTATATAAGCACCTGGGATTCCACTTCATCATTTGTTCTTTAGATTGTCATCTAAAGTTCCCAGTAAGAAATAGGATCCTGCTAAGTGCTGCCGAATTCAAGTAAGACAACCTCTCTGCCATTGAGCCTagtgtaaaaaaaccctgattttCAAGATTGATGTTCATTACAGACataattttgtttgatttttgttatgCATCTGCCTAGTAGTTCCCTTATTGATGACAAGAGCGCTAAAATGCAATGGTCTCAAATGAAAATGATCATTACAGAAATAGTTTGATTATTTACGATACAGCACAAACACAGCTAcagtttttaaagactttttaaCCTGATAGGAAAACATATTCTTCTCCAAAAGGTTAAtggaaatgcttatttttgtgACTGATGCTGTATCTCTACCATTACCCACGATCATATCAGCCAGAGGACAAGTATGGAGTCTCACTATGGTAATTATAATCAGGACAGACCTTTTGCACCAGTTTGTAGTCTACACTGTAAAAAGCAATGTAAATGCAGATGACTTTAAATGGTTTGGAACACAACCAGGAGACATGGCTTTGGGTCTGCTCTTGATAGCAGATCTTTGAAGGGTCAAAATTGCACAAGGCAGTTTTTTTAGCGCGGTCTGTTTTTTCGTACTCGATTCGGCAATTGAAGGACTTGGATTCCTTGGTCTCCAGTGTTGACTGTGGGGATGATTCAAACTCAACCACCTTGGAAGGTGGCACCAGGCTTACAGAAACATTGCCCAGACCTGTGGAGTTATGTCGGAAATAAACACTGAAGGTCCCGTTGCCGTGATCAACGATTTTCCCTGTGATCAGGAGGTTCAGCTTAACAGTTTTGATGTTAGAGTGGAAGTCGCCCCATCCAAACATTTTCTTGAATTTCCCAGTTTTTACTATAGGTCTACGTTTAGTTCGTGCGAGAGATTCCTGAACCTCCGTGATGTTGGACAACCAATCCCAAAAGTTTTCTATGCTGTCTGAGTAGGACACTTGGCCGTGTTTCAGTACTGGAGATGGCTTAACAAACAGGCGTAAAGGATTGATGATCCTGGAATGGACCACGTTGTCAACCAGTGTCTCTGCAGCATCCTTGTCTTCCCAATCCAGCACGTCTGTGGCTTGTACGACTTGATTAGCGTCACAAAATAcctgtttcaaaacagaaggaaagagttGTATAAagtgtgaaaataaaacagtcaAGATACAAAAGGAGCCATTAATATTTATTCTCACACCAATAGGGTCTGAACCAGTCCAGTCATGTGGACTACTCTAGTGCGTAATTGCTGCCCCACGAAAGCTCAAGGACTTTACTCAAAATGGCTTGTAGAGAATGCAAAAAGCTCAGTGGAAGCCATCCACTGGGACAAATGGGTAAACCTCTGGTCAGGGGCTGTGATGTGCGAGGGCAGACGGGCACCCTTTGCTCACGGGTGTGTTAGATGAAAACATGCTGAAGTAAGCTGGAAAACCTGAAGAGCAAAGTGGCACCACTGCTAAAAGACGGAGTGAAATAGAGTAGCAGAATTTTCCATTCCCCTTTGTTTTTTTGCCCCACTTAACCTCCCAACTGGTTTAGGCTTGAAAACCCTGTCTTACCTAGCTGCTTCTGGTGGTGTAATTGTGCACCAAAATGTTTATTACACATTTGCCTTTTCGGGtgttgtcttttccttttttcccacACTTGGCACACCCATTTGTGCTGTTAGTTTGAGATGGATGACGAAAATGACCATATTTTTGGTGTGTTGGTTTCAGTAGCTAAACTGCCTTCCTAGAAGGCCCAGCCTTCAAGAAGTGCTGAGTGATCCCAGCTGTGCAGCCcatctcatttttcagaaacatggcTAGGCTGAGCTAAGTCTAATGCAAAATTGGCTGTAATCAGAAAGCAAGTAACTACTTCTGGTAGTGACAGAATGGTGTTAGTTTCAGAATCAAACGCGCAGGTCTCAGTAAGTAGCAATTTCCAATTTAATGTGGAGAAGCCCATGTGCATTCTAACTGTATGCTCAGAGATGTCCCGTTGAAAATGCAGAACTTGAGTGTATGCGCAAGGTCAGAAGCAGGATCCCTGTTTCAACAGACTAGAAATGATCATCTAACTTTTTCTTGTTAGGTCCTTTAAAGCTTGAATGTAAGTTTTAGAGAACGTGTTTTTAGGCTTTGTTCTGTTCAGGACTGTCTTATGCTATCACCCTAATGtacaaagaaaaacttttccaGCTGCAATTATTCTTATAAAATGTGTGAACAGAATGGTGCTTAAAGTGGAAAGAATAACGAGCGGTGCTGTGctgccctcccacccagcaaaaaccagctgctgcctcttccgCCTGGCAAAACGCTGCTCCCGCTTCACCATCGAGCTTGCGGTGCCAGGACCCGGGTGGTCGGCTCCCAGCATTACTGCCATGCAGGATGATGTGTTGACTACCCAGGAGGCAACCGCAGCCAGGCTACGGGGAGGGAGTTTGCCTAAAGCAGCTGAAACACCAGGCACTGACACTGAATTCATGGGGTGGGATTCTGTGCTGCTTGTCTCACTAGGGAAACTGCAGCGCTGGGcttgcttttccctctgctaCTGCTCCCAAAGGCGTCTTTCATGCCCTAGCAGTACTTAGTTTCTACAACATTCAATTGTTACTTCTGTAGTTTTTGATTTTTCGTTTCCTCATCTGGCAAAGATCAGAAACTCTAAAGCCTTTATCTTCCAGCGATAGGCTCCAAACGCGAACCCAAACCCACTCACCGCATCTTCTTCCTCATTAACCCTAATGTGGTAATTAAGATCCAATGTTGAAAGGCGGCCACCACGGCAACGGGCACACCTCGAATGTTGAAAGGTGGCCACGGCTATCGCTAAATCAATCGGCAGCTGGATGGGAATGTAGTGGTCAGGTGTGTCTCTGCAGAAATACGttagtttctttttcagattagaaagagggggaaaaaagacagcagtGATCAGTCTCAGCCCGAGACCTTGCACGTCAGCTCCCTGCCTCCACGCTACATTTTTTATGGCTGAGCTATGAACCCAGAAAAATAGGAGAATCTAATGGAAACAGTGACAGATGTTTATCTGTACCAGCACAAATAGCGCTGTCATAACGATGCTGGGGGAAGCATCGTTTCCGCTGTGATGGAAAGCTCCTGGTGAAGCAATGTCATGTTTATGCATGGTTCTTCAGCCACTTCTGAGCCTGCTTGCAAGCTCAAAATCAGCTGGGTGATGCTAGGAACAGCTGGCCATCGCCACTGCCAGACATACAGCTCCCCTGCTGCGGAGAAGTCACTCTGTTCAGATGAAACAAGAACTGATGCACACATTCACCCATCCTTCACCCCAAAACTGACCTGAGGCCTTCagaatcacaaaaaaaagaggctttgcTGCTGCGTTTCTAGATCCTAGCTGGGACCGGGGGCCTGGCAGTGCTGAAATAGCAGAAacttttctctgtgtttgcaTGGCtaaatgctgtgctgctggaaatgCCAAGGACCGTTCAAAACCGTGAGCACCTATAGTCAGTATTGCTGTTAGCCACTGAGCCTGGGGCAAGTGGCGACTGGAAATTTTAAGGAGAAATCCATAGAAATCAAGCTGGTTCACAGGGGGTTCTGACTTTTCTTGTGtctgcacccagctctgcctgtcctCTGGCAAGGGCACAGgagcgcacacacacacaattgtCCTTCTGGGctacttttcttttgcaatgtTTATTGAAATCCGTGCAATGGCTCTTTggcttttctcccctctccttttATGAAGAGATCTAGAGGGCATTGAGTCATGTGTTACTGGTAATACTCAACGTATGTCTCTTCAGGGGGCTTTCACTCCAAATGAGATAGCAGAGCATTGCATTCTGAACTGCTTTTTTCAGAAGGCTCTgatataaaaagaagaaatatgtaGGTATAACGTTCGGGATGGCTGAAGGGTGGGAA comes from the Falco peregrinus isolate bFalPer1 chromosome 8, bFalPer1.pri, whole genome shotgun sequence genome and includes:
- the NXPH2 gene encoding neurexophilin-2 is translated as MVHLRPLPLVVVQGVLHLVFCDANQVVQATDVLDWEDKDAAETLVDNVVHSRIINPLRLFVKPSPVLKHGQVSYSDSIENFWDWLSNITEVQESLARTKRRPIVKTGKFKKMFGWGDFHSNIKTVKLNLLITGKIVDHGNGTFSVYFRHNSTGLGNVSVSLVPPSKVVEFESSPQSTLETKESKSFNCRIEYEKTDRAKKTALCNFDPSKICYQEQTQSHVSWLCSKPFKVICIYIAFYSVDYKLVQKVCPDYNYHSETPYLSSG